The DNA sequence atgaaacctTTGGTATATGaagaatatgaaataattagTACTGACAATGATTCTAATACACTTGAATGTGGTAAAAAacatgaaaattataatacatcTTATGATAACTATATGTATTGTACTACTAATAGGTGTGGTAGATCACCCAGATATGAAGGTTCTAAGAAAAGTTATGCTGAGAATAATTCTAGGGTGTATAATAGGCCtcatagaaaaagaaaagagaagaaaaaaaaatggtacTATTATGAagatagtagtagtaatgataaaaattataataataataaaaaggatgatGAGGAGGAGGAGGaggaaaataatgatgataaggaggaaaataatgatgataaggaggaaaataatgatgatgaggaggaggaaaataataataataataataatagtaataaatgTGATAGTCTTCTTACTTTGGATGAATCCtttaacaataaaaaaagaaaaactagCACATGCTCTACTTATAGCTATAATCATATGAAGAAATACAAAGTGGAAGAGTTAAAAACTGATGAATGTAATTATGATgagaattattataataatactaataataataattgttatCCTCTTAAGGAAATATACAACTATAAATACTCTGAACAAATGTGTAATAAATTCAAAAAGGAACGTATTCATACTTATGACACATtcgaaaataaaaaaggagaaaaaaaaaattctgtTAAGAATCGCAAGATCTTACATTCCTCAATCCTTTCATTAGATAGTCAAAAAATGAATCCATTTGATCCTATAcatacatttaaaaatatgttttgcaaaagtgaaaaagaaaatctaGATTTCAATCATAGTGATATgtttcatatttatcatcataatgaTAGTATggataaatatgtaaataaaattcTGAAGAATATTATGAACAAAGAAAAATCTCCTTTAAATTGTTTATCTAAAAATTATCAAAGAATAGAAGcactatataataaaaaatataaaatatttttaatggataataaacaaattataaatgGCAAAacacattttaaaaataataaaaatgaatatattttaagtaagtatgaaaaagaaatggGACTCTATGAactctttaaaaaatatattaaaagagaTGTAGAAAAAGTTCATAATGAAAAGGGGCAGCCTCAAAAACCTTCTAATCAAAACATAGAAAGGATTCATAATTCTACAGAGAAACACATTCTACAAATTCAAAAAAGACAAGAGCATTCTTGTGTAACCGAACTAGTTGGAATGTGCAATATAAAAGAacaagatataataaatgttaaAAGTTGCGATGACgatgatattatatgtttatctgatgaaaaaaattatatgcaagaagaaaatgatgtAATATGtattgatgataataataacaacaatatttataatgacaataattataatgacaataattataatgacaacatttataataacaacatttataatgacaataattataatgacaatatttataatgacaataatattattgacCGCCACAACAATGGAggtgtattattttatgcttataaaaaagaagatacaAAAGTCATAAAACTGAAGGAAGGAGATagcttatatataaaattcttCAACAGTTCTGATGACTATGATAaggtaaaaatattaaaacaagaaaccattttgtttattttgatatatataatgcaaAATAAAGAAACGCCGACTTTATcagatatatgtattttttcacCGGACCTTTTTTGGAACATCTgcttatattttaaagataATATTATGGGGGTTGATCCTAGTTTAGTAAAGATACATAAATTTTTGTCAACAGGTAAAAGTGAAGAAAATGGTTATCATAGATATTCATCTAAACGAATAAATTACTgcgaaaaaagaaaaaaaagaaaaaatagagAACCAATGGAAATTATGAAATTAAAGGATAATGTAGAATTTCTAGATAAATTTCTTGAAAACGTAAATGAAAGGAAAttgaataaattaaaagaaattcAATCCCAGAActttgaaaaatatgaattacaTAGAAATATTAATAGCCTAAATAAACAACAACTGATTAACTTATTTATAGATAAAGAATATCAAATTAATCTTATTCCATTAACacttttaaaagaaaaatctagaaatattatatatgaagaaaatatcaAAATGAATATGTGTGCATGTATACGAGTTATTTTTGATAGTATAAAAGGAAGATGTATATATGCCGCCAGCAATATGTATAAACTCGATTTTATTTGCGAATATGTTGGAGATCTGTTGACATATAATGAAGCTATGAAaagagaagaaaaatataaaagaaatacaaaaaaaggatgttttatgttttactttaaatatgataataaaacataCTGTGTTGATAGTACCAAAGAAAGTATGGTAGATGCAGAAATTCATAATaagaagatgaaaaaaaaaaaaattctcaGATCATTTGCTAGGTTAGTAAatcattcaaaaaaaaaatctaatTTAATTCCAAAAGTTTTGAAAGTTGAAAATAATCCTAGGCTGTTTTTCGTTGCTTCACGTGATATAAAAGAAGGAGAAGAATTGCTTATTGATTATGGAGAAAGGGACaaggatataataaaagataacGAATggttaaaattttaaatctTTTTAAATCTTGATTAATTTcgggtatatatatttatatctccATATGTTCAAAACTTTCACAAAtattcaaattttttttttttttttttttatgaacaatTCATATGTAATTTTAAAGGTAGCTAGCCATTtggtataataattaatattttatttaaattttttttttttttttttttttttttttttgaactaTTCATGTGATTTTGGTGAATAGCTAACTATATgtagtataataataaatatatatttatattattaacttcaaaaaaaaaaaaaatttatatgtattttcatGTATATTTGAttcatatttcatatatatttgattcatatttcatatatata is a window from the Plasmodium falciparum 3D7 genome assembly, chromosome: 4 genome containing:
- a CDS encoding SET domain protein, putative, encoding MKSMTLYHENFKNINSFLNSASVIWIEKEKLDSIIYIPLYTDIFQYVENFIKNTEKKEKKNVLTKIYLLFDDDTYNIAVDISPLCNEHTNRIPLLIYESYHFWHLQFLFEKFKIKRQKLILNPFENLKDIINKNRTYDYVYMYTSIYNCANNNFERQSKGEKIIQNHNEEITQEINQKVITKYCTYRNNFSTHLSLLNYNFKDNNNLYNDSNIKNKEPNWCPLKINIENIQKKRFKKINKNKKHKNSKILNNTNMVHTLNSYVIPSNHFEKDDTKNKNLCIISQKEGNLHFQPYNGELKKMKPLVYEEYEIISTDNDSNTLECGKKHENYNTSYDNYMYCTTNRCGRSPRYEGSKKSYAENNSRVYNRPHRKRKEKKKKWYYYEDSSSNDKNYNNNKKDDEEEEEENNDDKEENNDDKEENNDDEEEENNNNNNNSNKCDSLLTLDESFNNKKRKTSTCSTYSYNHMKKYKVEELKTDECNYDENYYNNTNNNNCYPLKEIYNYKYSEQMCNKFKKERIHTYDTFENKKGEKKNSVKNRKILHSSILSLDSQKMNPFDPIHTFKNMFCKSEKENLDFNHSDMFHIYHHNDSMDKYVNKILKNIMNKEKSPLNCLSKNYQRIEALYNKKYKIFLMDNKQIINGKTHFKNNKNEYILSKYEKEMGLYELFKKYIKRDVEKVHNEKGQPQKPSNQNIERIHNSTEKHILQIQKRQEHSCVTELVGMCNIKEQDIINVKSCDDDDIICLSDEKNYMQEENDVICIDDNNNNNIYNDNNYNDNNYNDNIYNNNIYNDNNYNDNIYNDNNIIDRHNNGGVLFYAYKKEDTKVIKLKEGDSLYIKFFNSSDDYDKVKILKQETILFILIYIMQNKETPTLSDICIFSPDLFWNICLYFKDNIMGVDPSLVKIHKFLSTGKSEENGYHRYSSKRINYCEKRKKRKNREPMEIMKLKDNVEFLDKFLENVNERKLNKLKEIQSQNFEKYELHRNINSLNKQQLINLFIDKEYQINLIPLTLLKEKSRNIIYEENIKMNMCACIRVIFDSIKGRCIYAASNMYKLDFICEYVGDLLTYNEAMKREEKYKRNTKKGCFMFYFKYDNKTYCVDSTKESMVDAEIHNKKMKKKKILRSFARLVNHSKKKSNLIPKVLKVENNPRLFFVASRDIKEGEELLIDYGERDKDIIKDNEWLKF